A single genomic interval of Candidatus Methylomirabilota bacterium harbors:
- a CDS encoding DUF308 domain-containing protein, with translation MKIGMGQNWWILAARAVLAILFGLYVLVAPGRALTAIILAFGVGVLLAGILAIVAAVRVHDQHERSFPILLEGVVCLVVGLLALLRPGATAFAWLVLISAFAIASGILHVIAAIQLRKQMEGEWVLILNGTLTVVFGVLMILLPWAGLLSLIWLVGGYSLFFGLLLLVLSFRLRSQWQARVAARATARA, from the coding sequence ATGAAGATCGGAATGGGCCAGAACTGGTGGATTCTCGCGGCTCGGGCCGTGCTCGCCATCCTTTTCGGTCTCTACGTCCTCGTGGCCCCCGGGCGCGCCCTGACGGCGATCATTCTGGCCTTCGGTGTAGGCGTTCTCCTGGCGGGCATTCTCGCCATCGTCGCCGCCGTACGGGTCCACGACCAGCACGAGCGCTCGTTCCCCATACTTCTCGAGGGGGTCGTGTGCCTGGTCGTCGGCCTCCTGGCCCTCCTGCGTCCCGGCGCCACCGCTTTCGCCTGGCTTGTCCTCATCAGCGCATTTGCCATCGCGAGCGGCATCCTCCACGTGATAGCGGCAATCCAGTTGCGGAAGCAGATGGAGGGCGAATGGGTGCTGATCCTGAACGGGACGCTGACCGTGGTCTTCGGGGTGCTGATGATCCTGCTGCCGTGGGCGGGATTGCTCTCGCTGATCTGGCTCGTGGGAGGCTACTCGCTTTTCTTCGGCCTTCTGCTCCTCGTCCTATCCTTCCGGCTCCGGTCGCAATGGCAGGCTCGCGTCGCCGCGAGGGCGACGGCCCGGGCCTAA
- a CDS encoding acyl--CoA ligase family protein: MKHHKVYRTELSPVSFLQRSAFVFPGKTAVIHGKRQYTYRQFEERVNRLASALRRAGLQKHDRVAFLCPNIPAMLEAHYAIPLAGGILVAINIRLSSDEVGYILKHSGSTTLFVDAEFEHVIKPLDLTGLRVVRVDDTGAAGDPYEDFLATGAPDPIEPVLEDEEETIAINYTSGTTGRPKGVMYSHRGTWMNAMGEVVETGMNFETKYLWTLPMFHCNGWCFTWAVTAVAGTHVCLRRVESARIWELIESEGITHYNGAPTVQIGVINDPKAHRLARPVTVTIAGAPPSPTLLGKLKELNFRPVHVYGLTETYGPHTVCAWHKEWDALPVDEQATLAARQGQGYALFDLVRVVDGDMHDVPRDGETLGEVVMIGNNCAMGYFDQPDATAEAFRGGWFHSGDIGVWHPDGYIELRDRKKDIIISGGENISTIEVEQCVAKHPAVMECAVVAIPDEKWGERPKAFVTLKPGQSASEKDIIEFCKQHIAHFKAPAAIEFGDLPKTSTGKVQKFVLRDKEWKGKTKRIN; encoded by the coding sequence ATGAAGCATCACAAGGTGTACCGGACCGAGCTCAGCCCCGTGAGCTTCCTTCAGCGCAGCGCCTTTGTCTTCCCGGGCAAGACGGCCGTCATCCACGGCAAGCGGCAGTATACGTACCGGCAGTTCGAGGAGCGCGTCAACCGCCTGGCCTCCGCGCTCCGCAGGGCCGGTCTCCAGAAGCATGATCGCGTCGCCTTCCTCTGTCCGAATATCCCGGCCATGCTCGAGGCGCACTACGCCATCCCTCTGGCCGGCGGCATTCTCGTGGCCATCAATATCCGGCTCTCCTCCGACGAGGTCGGCTACATCCTCAAGCACTCGGGGTCGACGACGCTCTTCGTGGACGCGGAGTTCGAGCACGTGATCAAGCCGCTGGATCTCACGGGCCTCAGGGTCGTGCGCGTGGACGACACCGGAGCGGCCGGCGATCCCTACGAGGATTTCCTCGCCACCGGCGCTCCCGATCCGATCGAGCCCGTGCTCGAGGACGAAGAAGAGACCATCGCCATCAACTACACCTCGGGCACCACAGGCCGGCCCAAGGGCGTCATGTACTCGCACCGCGGCACCTGGATGAATGCCATGGGCGAGGTGGTCGAGACCGGGATGAATTTCGAGACCAAGTACCTGTGGACCCTGCCCATGTTCCACTGCAACGGCTGGTGCTTCACGTGGGCGGTGACGGCGGTGGCGGGCACCCACGTGTGCCTCCGGCGCGTGGAGTCCGCCCGCATCTGGGAGCTCATCGAGTCCGAGGGCATCACCCACTACAACGGCGCCCCCACCGTGCAGATCGGGGTCATCAATGACCCCAAGGCCCATCGCCTCGCCCGCCCGGTCACCGTCACCATCGCGGGGGCGCCGCCCTCGCCCACCCTCCTGGGCAAGCTCAAGGAGCTCAATTTCCGTCCCGTGCACGTCTACGGTCTGACGGAGACGTATGGCCCGCACACCGTGTGCGCCTGGCACAAGGAGTGGGACGCGCTTCCCGTCGACGAGCAGGCCACCCTGGCCGCCCGGCAGGGGCAGGGGTATGCGCTCTTCGATCTCGTCCGCGTGGTGGACGGCGACATGCACGACGTCCCGCGCGACGGCGAGACGCTGGGCGAGGTGGTCATGATCGGCAACAACTGCGCCATGGGATACTTCGATCAGCCCGATGCCACCGCCGAGGCATTCCGGGGCGGCTGGTTCCACTCGGGCGATATCGGGGTATGGCATCCCGACGGCTACATCGAGCTTCGCGACCGGAAGAAGGACATCATCATCTCCGGGGGCGAGAACATCTCGACCATCGAGGTGGAGCAGTGCGTGGCCAAGCACCCCGCGGTGATGGAGTGCGCCGTGGTGGCCATTCCCGACGAGAAGTGGGGTGAGCGCCCGAAGGCCTTCGTGACCCTCAAGCCGGGCCAGAGCGCCAGCGAGAAGGACATCATCGAGTTCTGCAAGCAGCACATCGCCCACTTCAAGGCGCCCGCGGCCATCGAGTTCGGCGATCTTCCCAAGACCTCCACGGGCAAGGTGCAGAAGTTCGTGCTGCGCGACAAGGAGTGGAAGGGGAAGACGAAGCGGATCAACTAG